One Nicotiana sylvestris chromosome 12, ASM39365v2, whole genome shotgun sequence genomic window carries:
- the LOC104236889 gene encoding probable calcium-binding protein CML36, whose product MKLLKNIPNKLFKYKKSRSISRSEDPSFGSGTTSSSSDSESHRGFKKPNGLATPTSVLPTLSNEISADEWSEISAEVYAELVQAFHVIDTDGDGKIRKEELEAILSRVGTEPPSKEELTLLLDEVDRDGDGCISLEEFGAIRSAFGPPSCDGELRDAFDFFDADHDGMITAEELFNVFRTIGDGRCTLEDCRRMIRGVDKNGDGFVCFEDFCFMMEQQR is encoded by the coding sequence ATGAAGCTCCTCAAAAACATCCCCAATAAGCTTTTCAAGTACAAAAAATCCCGCTCCATTTCTAGATCCGAAGACCCGTCATTCGGGTCGGGCACAACCTCGTCTTCATCCGATTCTGAGTCCCATCGCGGCTTCAAAAAACCCAATGGGTTAGCTACGCCAACAAGCGTGTTACCCACTTTATCCAACGAAATCTCTGCTGACGAATGGTCTGAGATTTCGGCCGAAGTTTACGCCGAACTGGTACAAGCCTTTCACGTGATTGACACTGACGGTGACGGAAAGATACGGAAAGAAGAGCTGGAGGCTATTCTGAGCAGAGTCGGAACCGAGCCGCCGAGTAAAGAGGAACTGACGTTGTTGCTTGATGAAGTTGACAGGGACGGTGATGGATGTATTAGCTTAGAGGAATTTGGTGCCATAAGGTCGGCGTTTGGGCCGCCGTCTTGTGACGGTGAGCTGAGAGATGCTTTTGATTTCTTTGACGCCGATCATGACGGAATGATAACGGCGGAAGAGTTGTTCAACGTGTTTAGAACTATTGGTGATGGACGGTGTACGTTAGAGGATTGCCGGCGTATGATAAGAGGCGTGGATAAGAATGGGGATGGGTTCGTATGCTTCGAGGACTTTTGTTTTATGATGGAACAGCAGAGATGA